One genomic segment of Candidatus Poseidoniia archaeon includes these proteins:
- a CDS encoding type II glyceraldehyde-3-phosphate dehydrogenase: MATQVAINGFGTIGKRVADAIAAQADMEIAGVTKTGPSFGCELAVRRGFPLYCTSDDADRVAAFDAGGYECAGPLSDLLAAADVVVDCSPGKMGAENLAKYRKAGVKAVFQGGEPHALTGLSYSSSANHDANLGADATRVVSCNTTGLSRTLVPLWEQYGSLAVECTMIRRAADPGDSGKGPINAIKPVLKVPSHHGPDLMTVRPEISINSLAVAVPTTIMHVHAIVATLPSGHGLTTESVVELFRAQPRVIVMHGGDSRITTTAEVMEMARDIGRRWGDLHEIFVWEDGVSLQGDRLYYFQAIHQESDVVPENVDAIRALTGSEADWRASVAQTDAAIAAAHGSG; encoded by the coding sequence ATGGCCACACAGGTCGCCATCAACGGTTTCGGCACCATTGGTAAGCGCGTTGCCGACGCGATTGCAGCGCAGGCTGACATGGAAATTGCAGGGGTCACCAAGACCGGCCCCAGCTTTGGCTGCGAGCTGGCGGTACGCCGCGGCTTTCCGCTCTACTGCACTTCGGACGATGCCGACCGCGTAGCCGCCTTCGACGCAGGCGGCTACGAGTGCGCCGGCCCGCTCTCCGACTTGCTCGCGGCGGCGGATGTCGTCGTGGACTGCTCGCCCGGCAAGATGGGCGCGGAGAATCTCGCGAAATACCGCAAGGCGGGCGTGAAGGCGGTTTTTCAGGGCGGTGAGCCGCACGCGCTTACCGGCCTTTCCTACAGTTCGAGCGCTAACCATGACGCCAACCTTGGCGCCGACGCGACACGTGTCGTGAGCTGCAACACCACCGGGCTCTCGCGCACGCTGGTGCCGCTCTGGGAGCAGTACGGCTCGCTGGCGGTCGAGTGCACCATGATTCGCCGTGCGGCAGACCCCGGCGATTCCGGCAAGGGGCCGATAAACGCTATCAAACCTGTGCTCAAGGTGCCGAGCCACCACGGTCCCGATCTGATGACCGTGCGCCCCGAAATCAGCATCAACTCGCTGGCGGTCGCGGTGCCGACCACCATCATGCACGTTCACGCCATCGTCGCGACGCTCCCGTCAGGCCACGGGCTGACGACCGAGTCGGTTGTCGAGCTGTTCCGCGCGCAGCCACGCGTCATCGTGATGCATGGCGGCGACAGCCGGATTACGACGACGGCCGAAGTGATGGAGATGGCGCGCGACATCGGCCGCCGCTGGGGCGACCTGCACGAAATCTTCGTCTGGGAAGACGGCGTTTCATTGCAGGGCGACCGACTCTACTATTTTCAGGCTATCCACCAGGAGAGCGACGTCGTCCCGGAAAACGTCGACGCCATCCGCGCGCTGACCGGCAGCGAAGCGGACTGGCGCGCGAGCGTCGCGCAGACTGACGCCGCCATCGCTGCGGCGCACGGTAGCGGCTAG
- a CDS encoding AAA family ATPase gives MPKCPVCSSPADETEDYCKVCGTNFEPRSKEEPPPATKTTREAVEAADAPPAATPGTLRPSFYLPALQFLLAVALLGYILFVTTGNIPTPDTPDLEGYTGIGEPLECPPGWSDPKNQNGCPVFLLSPGGSPSIFESQYQIVLGLTLLLALMTLAHSWRSASPGAMAPFYFCLVLIIAVYLVQGRNEALLSPIYSTTGFVAVLAMVVLTYSFFLFAVTGRDVGERLATSTYMFLLAGMAVLGAVHYNYVRGPWAAKASDGSVRMYLLDLQPPEMVLILLGLAVLLVGIGSFIITSVRLKDLEEAKFFAMIMAGLLLQYLVLLFNALRNQSNIKMEQVDIVLTAMAGFITFLGVWLFYRKRKLEESMEGLAYFGIFVAGVGTLFGFSVIPVLLSEKDFAAPTTTSEWVLLVVPLLLAVTGLWYGIRFGAHKLRDRMAELAPLEAPRQDPFDSTYVPPEDPAQTEISLDAAMDRLLQEFPDATIDIKPTAEDSSGFIMDWDEVEEMLDDIDLKAEVRKARKVPYEVDFEELSRFYSTTPATVNQVITHLKSGRNIMLYGEPGTGKTALANLLLMQLCGVDGDDPNYTIVTANAEWSNFEVIGGISPDDKGGYYFKDGYISEAARACEKSIQDTGKPHYLVIDEFNRANIDEAFGKLFTVFEYRDKQPLLTAKETGGAPFMMPPEFRIIGTMNTQDKNTLFNVGHALMRRFAFVEIGLPDREDEFRRMPEFVFNKLEKLGIAPNRPEEEDDWFAAEKFDFYDDDGSMFDAYNLLMDFLEEEELPQQRDEEVPRGVRTFRRIGPAMVIDSMLTLFNSRGQYNLEKALQDVIRANIMPSLEGLERNELRCLLLKSQAVLGEEAEITHTLEKMVDSPGMSIFG, from the coding sequence ATGCCCAAGTGCCCGGTCTGTTCTTCGCCCGCCGACGAGACCGAGGACTACTGTAAAGTTTGTGGGACAAATTTCGAACCCCGGTCTAAAGAGGAACCGCCACCGGCGACGAAAACTACTCGGGAGGCTGTCGAGGCAGCCGATGCCCCGCCCGCAGCTACGCCCGGGACGCTACGGCCAAGCTTCTACTTGCCAGCGCTCCAGTTCCTGCTGGCGGTGGCGCTGCTGGGCTATATCCTGTTCGTAACCACCGGCAACATCCCCACGCCAGATACGCCCGACCTCGAAGGTTACACCGGTATCGGCGAGCCACTCGAATGCCCGCCCGGCTGGTCAGACCCCAAAAACCAGAATGGCTGTCCGGTGTTCCTGTTAAGCCCGGGTGGCAGCCCGTCGATTTTTGAGAGCCAGTACCAGATTGTCCTCGGACTCACGCTCCTGCTGGCGCTGATGACGCTGGCGCATTCGTGGCGCAGCGCTTCGCCCGGGGCGATGGCTCCGTTCTACTTCTGCCTAGTACTGATTATCGCCGTCTATCTGGTTCAGGGTCGCAACGAAGCTCTGCTTTCGCCAATTTACTCCACCACTGGTTTCGTCGCGGTACTGGCGATGGTGGTGCTCACCTATTCCTTCTTCCTCTTTGCCGTGACCGGACGCGACGTTGGCGAACGGCTCGCAACCAGCACCTACATGTTCCTGCTGGCTGGCATGGCGGTGCTGGGTGCGGTCCACTACAATTACGTGCGGGGGCCGTGGGCTGCGAAGGCCTCTGATGGGTCGGTCCGGATGTACCTGCTTGACTTGCAGCCGCCCGAAATGGTGCTGATACTGCTCGGCCTGGCGGTGTTACTCGTCGGCATCGGTTCGTTCATCATCACCAGCGTGCGGCTGAAGGACCTGGAGGAGGCGAAGTTCTTTGCGATGATTATGGCCGGTCTGTTGCTACAGTACCTGGTATTGCTCTTCAACGCACTCCGCAACCAGTCCAATATCAAGATGGAGCAGGTCGATATCGTCCTGACTGCGATGGCAGGTTTCATCACCTTCCTCGGCGTCTGGCTCTTCTACCGCAAGCGCAAGCTCGAAGAATCAATGGAGGGGCTTGCCTACTTCGGTATTTTCGTAGCCGGGGTCGGGACCCTTTTCGGTTTCAGCGTCATCCCGGTCCTGCTCTCGGAGAAGGACTTTGCAGCCCCCACTACGACTTCGGAATGGGTGCTGCTGGTGGTCCCGCTTCTTCTGGCCGTGACCGGCCTTTGGTATGGTATCCGCTTCGGCGCGCATAAACTGCGCGACAGGATGGCTGAACTCGCTCCGCTCGAGGCTCCCCGGCAGGACCCGTTCGATTCAACCTATGTGCCGCCGGAGGATCCGGCGCAGACCGAAATTTCACTCGATGCCGCAATGGACCGGCTTTTGCAGGAATTCCCGGACGCGACGATTGACATCAAGCCAACGGCTGAAGACTCGAGCGGATTCATCATGGACTGGGACGAAGTCGAGGAGATGCTCGACGACATCGACCTCAAGGCGGAAGTACGCAAGGCACGCAAGGTTCCCTATGAAGTCGATTTCGAGGAACTCTCGCGCTTTTACTCGACGACACCCGCGACAGTCAACCAGGTCATCACCCACCTGAAATCGGGCCGTAATATCATGCTTTATGGCGAGCCCGGAACCGGTAAGACTGCGCTGGCTAACCTCCTGCTGATGCAACTCTGTGGGGTGGATGGTGACGACCCTAACTACACTATCGTCACCGCGAATGCCGAATGGTCCAACTTCGAGGTTATCGGTGGCATTTCGCCCGATGACAAAGGTGGCTACTACTTCAAGGACGGATATATTTCCGAGGCGGCACGTGCCTGCGAGAAATCGATACAGGATACAGGTAAACCGCACTATCTGGTGATTGATGAATTCAACCGCGCTAATATCGACGAGGCGTTCGGGAAGCTCTTTACCGTATTCGAGTACCGCGACAAGCAGCCGCTGCTGACTGCCAAGGAGACTGGCGGAGCGCCATTCATGATGCCGCCCGAGTTCCGCATCATCGGCACCATGAACACGCAGGACAAGAATACGCTCTTCAACGTCGGTCACGCGCTGATGCGCCGTTTCGCGTTTGTCGAAATCGGGCTGCCCGACCGCGAGGACGAATTCCGGCGCATGCCGGAATTCGTCTTCAACAAACTCGAAAAACTGGGCATCGCCCCCAACCGGCCGGAGGAGGAAGATGACTGGTTTGCCGCGGAGAAATTTGATTTCTATGACGACGATGGCTCGATGTTCGACGCCTATAACCTGCTCATGGATTTCCTCGAGGAGGAGGAGCTTCCGCAGCAGCGTGATGAGGAGGTTCCGCGCGGCGTGCGCACATTCCGCCGTATCGGGCCGGCAATGGTGATTGACTCGATGCTGACGCTCTTTAACTCACGCGGACAGTACAATCTCGAAAAGGCGTTGCAGGACGTTATTCGCGCCAACATCATGCCGTCGCTCGAAGGACTTGAGCGCAACGAGCTGCGCTGCCTGCTGCTCAAGTCGCAGGCGGTGCTGGGCGAGGAGGCTGAAATCACCCACACGCTCGAGAAGATGGTTGATTCACCCGGAATGAGTATCTTCGGCTGA
- a CDS encoding cysteine desulfurase, giving the protein MDPQKLRQDFPVLAGDDPPVYLDNACMPMKPEPVLRAMDNYYRNFPTCGGRSLHKLAFDVTEHYETARGQLQRFVGAADASEIVFTRNTTEAINIVAWGMDLKRGDTVLTSDREHNSNVIPWHVLRERSGVRYAVVPSRDDCYFDLEALKEALTPDVKLASFVHTSNLDGYTLPAREIAEICHDAGVQVLLDAAQSAAHAEVDVQKLDVDFLAASAHKFCGPSGTGLLYGKADALAALKPTFTGGSTVRNSTYDGCEFLPPPSCFEAGLQNYGGMIGAGAAADYVTGVGRDEIHAHEVALNERLTQRLAGMEGLSLLGPPEAEGRGGIFSFNLAGLDGHEIAMDLDESANIAIRSGMHCVHSWFNSRGIKGSARASFYMYNTAAEADTFADALEETQRTLGGSAGAMQRESQSFA; this is encoded by the coding sequence GTGGACCCGCAGAAGCTGCGACAGGATTTCCCGGTGCTGGCGGGCGACGACCCTCCGGTCTATCTCGACAACGCCTGCATGCCGATGAAGCCCGAGCCCGTTCTCAGGGCGATGGACAACTACTACCGCAACTTCCCGACTTGTGGCGGCCGCTCGCTCCACAAGCTGGCTTTCGACGTCACCGAACATTACGAGACCGCGCGCGGGCAGTTGCAGCGGTTCGTCGGCGCGGCTGACGCGAGCGAAATCGTCTTCACGCGCAACACGACCGAAGCCATTAACATCGTCGCGTGGGGCATGGACCTGAAGCGCGGCGACACCGTGCTGACGAGCGACCGTGAGCACAACTCCAACGTAATCCCGTGGCACGTACTCCGCGAGCGGAGCGGCGTGCGCTACGCGGTTGTCCCGTCGCGCGACGACTGTTATTTCGACCTTGAGGCGCTAAAGGAGGCGCTGACGCCCGACGTCAAGCTGGCGAGCTTCGTCCACACTTCCAATCTGGACGGCTACACGTTGCCGGCGCGCGAAATCGCCGAAATCTGCCACGACGCCGGCGTGCAGGTGCTGCTCGATGCGGCGCAGTCAGCGGCGCACGCCGAGGTTGACGTGCAAAAGCTCGACGTCGATTTCCTGGCTGCCAGCGCGCACAAGTTTTGTGGCCCCAGCGGTACCGGCCTGCTCTACGGCAAGGCTGACGCGCTGGCGGCGCTGAAGCCGACTTTCACCGGCGGCTCGACCGTCCGTAACTCCACCTACGATGGCTGCGAATTCCTGCCGCCGCCATCCTGCTTCGAAGCGGGTTTGCAGAACTACGGCGGGATGATTGGCGCCGGCGCCGCGGCCGACTACGTTACCGGAGTCGGCCGCGACGAAATCCACGCGCACGAGGTGGCGCTGAACGAGCGGCTGACGCAGCGCCTGGCGGGGATGGAGGGGCTTTCGCTGCTCGGCCCGCCCGAAGCTGAGGGGCGCGGCGGGATTTTCTCGTTCAACCTGGCGGGGCTGGATGGGCATGAAATCGCGATGGACCTTGACGAGAGCGCCAATATCGCCATCCGCAGCGGGATGCACTGCGTCCATTCATGGTTCAACTCGCGCGGAATCAAGGGCTCGGCACGCGCCAGTTTCTACATGTATAACACCGCCGCAGAAGCCGATACCTTTGCCGACGCGCTAGAAGAGACGCAGCGCACGCTGGGCGGCTCCGCCGGGGCGATGCAGCGCGAAAGCCAGAGCTTCGCTTAA
- a CDS encoding S8 family serine peptidase, producing MRILLVAALLLLSSVGPFGLPEEIAPAAAGEPLPGSLETRWWEWTAMDRDRNRMHDALDLALLEEQFVINGRIEVLVDFDHMPTAADEELLAQGAGFEATWRFHLIPIIAGSVAVERLDELIVLPGVVFLTHDSPVKLLLDGSIPEHHVDQVWDLGFDGNGITVAIIDTGIDPDHLSLNDMDDDAECTAATIQGVPNPPCQKKIVAFYDALDGSDDDGSGETTPYDDHGHGSHCAGISAGTGEGSQEIYNALYRGVAPGAQLVGVKVLSGSGSGSFEEVMRGMEWTIDNQEKYNIRTASMSLGGAWVAELTQEQEERVTHVANMMVAAGIALAIAAGNSLFYGTIGTPGAARDVITVGATDDDRELAPYSSKGPTHEGYIKPNLVAIGSAVMSVENSHTASGEATYIAYSGTSMATPMVAGMVALINEANPDLSPLMVRAILESTAEFRWFSHPVRPNNDYGWGFVEADAAMAKAEQIDPSINLSLDPNTPEVTHREIYEEETENGTRTTEVNITRWFARQDGALHFMKGGPGNATAIEWRNVLIYDSWHTLSVNNGVFNIPLANSGLQPGNHTLWVRLAGPEGVSAPIGITIHLAEPLPDGELDDGLLLLLLAGGLLMVTLSGAAVFLWRRSATS from the coding sequence ATGCGTATCCTGCTTGTCGCAGCGCTGTTGCTTCTCTCCAGCGTCGGGCCGTTCGGTCTTCCCGAGGAAATTGCGCCTGCCGCAGCGGGCGAGCCACTGCCCGGCTCGCTCGAGACGCGCTGGTGGGAGTGGACTGCGATGGATCGTGACCGCAACCGCATGCACGACGCGCTTGACTTGGCGCTGCTCGAGGAGCAGTTTGTCATCAACGGCCGTATCGAGGTACTGGTCGATTTTGACCATATGCCGACCGCCGCCGATGAAGAGCTGCTTGCGCAGGGTGCCGGTTTTGAAGCCACCTGGCGTTTCCACCTCATACCGATTATTGCTGGCTCTGTCGCAGTTGAACGTCTGGATGAGCTCATTGTACTTCCCGGAGTGGTATTCCTGACGCATGACAGTCCGGTTAAGTTGCTCCTGGATGGCTCAATTCCGGAGCACCACGTGGATCAGGTTTGGGATTTGGGCTTCGACGGTAACGGAATTACAGTGGCGATTATTGACACAGGTATCGATCCTGACCACCTGAGCCTAAACGACATGGACGACGATGCAGAGTGCACTGCCGCCACTATTCAGGGTGTACCAAATCCACCCTGTCAGAAGAAAATTGTCGCTTTTTACGATGCTCTGGACGGCAGCGACGACGACGGCTCCGGCGAGACGACACCCTATGACGACCATGGCCACGGTTCACATTGCGCTGGAATCTCGGCCGGTACAGGTGAAGGCTCGCAGGAAATCTACAACGCGCTCTACCGTGGCGTCGCCCCTGGAGCTCAGCTGGTTGGCGTTAAGGTGCTGAGCGGCAGCGGTAGCGGTAGCTTCGAGGAGGTAATGCGTGGTATGGAGTGGACTATTGACAATCAGGAGAAGTACAATATTCGTACTGCGTCGATGTCGCTTGGTGGGGCATGGGTTGCTGAACTGACTCAGGAGCAAGAAGAGCGTGTTACGCATGTCGCTAACATGATGGTGGCAGCTGGTATTGCCTTGGCGATTGCTGCTGGTAATTCTCTCTTTTATGGCACTATTGGTACCCCTGGCGCTGCGCGCGATGTAATCACGGTCGGTGCGACCGATGACGACCGCGAGCTAGCACCTTACTCCAGCAAGGGGCCGACACACGAAGGTTACATCAAGCCTAATCTTGTTGCCATCGGATCCGCGGTAATGTCCGTGGAGAACAGCCATACCGCCTCTGGTGAGGCAACCTACATAGCATATTCCGGCACGAGTATGGCAACACCGATGGTAGCAGGCATGGTTGCCCTGATTAACGAGGCTAACCCGGATCTCAGTCCCTTGATGGTTCGTGCGATTCTTGAATCCACTGCTGAATTTCGATGGTTCTCACATCCTGTGCGACCCAACAACGACTACGGTTGGGGTTTTGTTGAGGCTGATGCTGCGATGGCAAAGGCAGAGCAGATTGATCCGAGCATCAACCTTTCACTTGATCCTAATACGCCAGAGGTGACTCATCGCGAGATCTATGAAGAGGAAACCGAGAACGGAACCAGAACTACTGAGGTCAATATTACTCGCTGGTTTGCACGTCAGGATGGCGCTCTGCACTTCATGAAAGGCGGACCTGGCAACGCGACCGCTATCGAATGGCGTAATGTTCTAATCTACGATAGTTGGCACACACTGAGTGTCAATAATGGCGTTTTCAATATTCCGCTAGCAAATAGTGGTCTTCAGCCAGGTAATCATACACTCTGGGTGAGGCTTGCTGGCCCCGAGGGCGTCAGTGCACCGATTGGCATAACTATCCATCTCGCAGAGCCGCTGCCGGATGGTGAACTTGATGATGGGCTGCTGCTGCTATTACTGGCAGGTGGTCTCCTGATGGTCACCCTGTCTGGTGCGGCCGTTTTCCTCTGGCGCAGGAGCGCAACCTCTTAA